A region of Desulfolithobacter dissulfuricans DNA encodes the following proteins:
- the rpsS gene encoding 30S ribosomal protein S19 translates to MARSVKKGPFVDDHLMKKVIRAQESGDRRVIKTWSRRSDIIPEMVGLTFAVHNGKKFIPVYVTENMVGHKLGEFSPTRTYYGHAADKKGKKR, encoded by the coding sequence ATGGCTCGTTCTGTCAAAAAGGGTCCTTTTGTCGATGATCATCTGATGAAAAAGGTGATCAGGGCCCAGGAATCCGGCGATCGCAGGGTAATAAAAACCTGGTCGCGCCGATCCGATATCATTCCTGAAATGGTAGGTCTGACCTTTGCCGTGCATAACGGAAAAAAGTTTATCCCGGTCTATGTCACGGAGAACATGGTTGGTCACAAGCTTGGTGAGTTTTCACCCACCCGGACCTACTATGGTCACGCCGCTGACAAAAAAGGTAAGAAGCGCTAA